Sequence from the Gimesia sp. genome:
ATTACAGCCTGTCACACTCACGCGTGACGTCGATCAGCAGGTGCGTGATTTAACCTTTGAGAAGAACCGTCAGTATTTCTACAACTGGCGTCCGCAGAACATTACTTATCTGCTGGGATTCCGCAAACATGAGCAGGGTCAGAATGCCAAAGAACTGCCACAGTTCATTCCTCTGATTGAGAAGAATGAAGCGGAGATACACAGTCTGGTCTCTGAGCAATAGCTGCTTGAGTTCCCTGTCTTCTGTTTATTCTTACTTGATTCATCTGATCTCTAAAGGATCGTTTCTGTGATAAATTCAGCCGCACTATTTCTGCCTCGCATTGTCGTCTGTTTTGCCTGTCTGCTGACCCTGTTAACCGGTTCCCTCGCCTGGGCCCAGCGGGATCTGACCGATATCCCGCCTCCCGATCCGGAACTGGAACGCAAGTCGTTCAAAGTCGCGGAAGGGTTCGAAGTGAACCTGTATGCTGCCGATCCGCAGATCGCCAAACCGATTCAGATGAACTTTGACCCACAGGGACGGCTCTGGATTGCATCATCGGAAATTTATCCGCATATCAAACCGGGTGAAAAGGCCAACGACAAGATTCTGGTCGTTGAAGATAAGGATGGAGACGGCGTTGCAGATAAGACGACGGTATTCGCCGACGGTCTGCTGATTCCCACGGCCGTGATGCCGGGCGACGGCGGTGCTTATGTCGGCAACAGCACCGAACTGCTGCATCTGAAAGACACGGACGGAGACGGCAAGGCGGATGTCCGCAAAACCGAGCTGACCGGTTTCGGCACCGAGGATACACACCACATTGTGCACACCCTCCGCTGGGGACCGGGCGGACACCTGTACTTCAATCAGTCGATTTATATTCACAGTCATATTGAAACCCCTTACGGTGTGCGTCGCCTCAATGGTGGCGGTATCTGGAAGTACCGCCCCGAGTCGATGGATCTGGAAGTGGTCATGCGGGGGATGCTCAACAGCTGGGGACATCACTTTGATCGCTGGGGGCAGTCGTTCTGTACCGACGGTGCCTATGGTGAAGGGATCAACTACACGTTTCCCGGCGCTGCGTTCGTGACGGCGGTCGGCATGGATCGAATTCTGAAAGGTCTCAATCCAGGCAGTCCCAAACATTGTGGCCTGGAAATTCTGAGTGGGCGCCACCTCCCCGAGGACTGGCAAGGGAATATGATCACCAACGACTTCCGCGGGCATCGCGTCTGCCGGTTTGTCGTCACGGAAAGTGAATCGGGCTATGTCTCCCGTGAACAGGTCGAGCTGATTAAAACCGATCACGTCGCGTTCCGTCCGATTGACGTCAAGATGGGACCCGACGGCGCGATCTACATTGCCGACTGGTACAACCCGATCATTCAACATGGTGAAGTCGACTTCCGCGATCCACGTCGCGACCATACGCATGGTCGTATCTGGCGCGTGACTTACAAAGGCAAACCGACGCTGCCCCGTCCGAACCTGGTAGGCGCCTCCACTCAGGAACTGCTGGAATATCTTAAAGCACCGGAAGAGTGGACCCGTCAGAATGCCAAGAATGTGCTGCGAGAACGGGGGCGTGCGAAAGTCGAAGGGGAACTCAAAACCTGGTTGAGCCAACTCGATCCACAGGACCCTCAGTATGAACACAATCGTCTGGAAGGGCTCTGGGTTGCCGAGTGCATCAGCAGCCCGCAGCCTGAGTTGCTCAAGGCCTGTCTGCAGGCGAAAGACGGACGTGCCCGGGCAGCCGCAGTTCGTGTGGCTAAGGAATGGAAAGACGAAGTGCCTGACATCTACGCTTTGATCGCGTCCCTGGCGAATGACAAGCATCCCCGGGTCAGGCTGGAAGCCGTGCGGGCGCTGTCAGTCTACGATCAGCCCGGTGTGCTCAACGCTGCCTACCAGGCGCTCGATCTTCCTATGGATGAATTTCTGGATTATGCACTCTGGCTGACCACGCGCGAGACACGTGAGATCTGGCTGCCTCAGGTACTGGAAGGGAAATCCGGTCTGCAGAAGGATCCGCGGAAGCTGACGTTTGCCCTGACGGCGATCAATTCTCCCGAAGTAACTCCGGTGATCACAAAGCTGATACAAGAGGGGCAGATGCCGGACAGTCAGCTGCAGAGCAGTCTGAACCTGATGGCGAAATTCGGGAATGATAAGGACCTGCAGCAGCTGTTTGCCCACGCCTTGGATGCGAAAACGAAACCGGCTCAGCAGGCAGCCATCCTGCGGGCACTGGCTCAGGCATTTCAGACCCGAAAAGTCCGCCCTGCGGGGAATCTCGGAGAACTGCAGCAGCTGTTTGGTTCGAAAAATCCTGCCGTGCAGCAGGCAGCCATCGATTGTGCCGGTCTGTGGAAGATCGAATCATTGCAGACACCAATTCGGGAACTGGCTGAATCGGGGAAAACGGAGGCCGGGCTCCGCAACACGAGTCTGTTCGCGCTGGCACGCCTGGGAGGCAAGGAAAACCAGACGCTGTTACTTAATCTGAGTCAGAACGATCCCTCGGTGGATCTGCGGATTGCTGCTATCGCGGCACTGGCCGAAGTGAACGTGAAACAGGCCGCAGCGCAGGCAGTGAGCCTGATGAACGGCGATGCTGCTCCCGCGCAGCTGTCAACTGTGGCGAATATCTTTCTGCAGCGGAAGGGAGGCGTGGGCATTCTGGTGAATGCACTGAAAGGAAAAACGATCTCCAAAGATGCTGCGATTCAACTGAGCCGTCTGGTGCAGTCGTCCGGTCGGGGGAACCCGAATCTGGAGAAAGCGATTGCCACTGCAGGGGGGCTGTCCAGCAGTGGGGCACCGCAGCCGGTCAAGCTCTCTCCGGAAGAGATGGCGCAACTGATCAAGGAAGTACGGACCAGCGGAAATCCGCAGCGCGGGGAAGCGATCTTCCGCCGCGAGAATCTGTCTTGTCTGAAATGTCACGCGATTGGTGGTGCCGGCGGTAAGGTCGGTCCCGATATCATCAGCCTGGGGGGAAGTTCTCAGCCGGATTATATCGTCGATTCACTGCTCGATCCGAATAAAGCGGTCAAAGAGAATTACAATGCGGTGACGGTCGTCACCGTGCAGGGGAAGGTCCACTCGGGCGTCCTGGTGCGACGGACCGACAGCCGGCTGGTACTGCGGGATGCCAACGACAACCTGATGAACGTTCCCCTGGATCAGATCGACGATGAAACGCCAGCAGCGTCATTGATGCCCGTGGGCCTTCTGGACAAGCTGACGCGTCAGGAACTGGTGGACCTGGTGCGTTTCCTGTCG
This genomic interval carries:
- a CDS encoding PVC-type heme-binding CxxCH protein; the encoded protein is MINSAALFLPRIVVCFACLLTLLTGSLAWAQRDLTDIPPPDPELERKSFKVAEGFEVNLYAADPQIAKPIQMNFDPQGRLWIASSEIYPHIKPGEKANDKILVVEDKDGDGVADKTTVFADGLLIPTAVMPGDGGAYVGNSTELLHLKDTDGDGKADVRKTELTGFGTEDTHHIVHTLRWGPGGHLYFNQSIYIHSHIETPYGVRRLNGGGIWKYRPESMDLEVVMRGMLNSWGHHFDRWGQSFCTDGAYGEGINYTFPGAAFVTAVGMDRILKGLNPGSPKHCGLEILSGRHLPEDWQGNMITNDFRGHRVCRFVVTESESGYVSREQVELIKTDHVAFRPIDVKMGPDGAIYIADWYNPIIQHGEVDFRDPRRDHTHGRIWRVTYKGKPTLPRPNLVGASTQELLEYLKAPEEWTRQNAKNVLRERGRAKVEGELKTWLSQLDPQDPQYEHNRLEGLWVAECISSPQPELLKACLQAKDGRARAAAVRVAKEWKDEVPDIYALIASLANDKHPRVRLEAVRALSVYDQPGVLNAAYQALDLPMDEFLDYALWLTTRETREIWLPQVLEGKSGLQKDPRKLTFALTAINSPEVTPVITKLIQEGQMPDSQLQSSLNLMAKFGNDKDLQQLFAHALDAKTKPAQQAAILRALAQAFQTRKVRPAGNLGELQQLFGSKNPAVQQAAIDCAGLWKIESLQTPIRELAESGKTEAGLRNTSLFALARLGGKENQTLLLNLSQNDPSVDLRIAAIAALAEVNVKQAAAQAVSLMNGDAAPAQLSTVANIFLQRKGGVGILVNALKGKTISKDAAIQLSRLVQSSGRGNPNLEKAIATAGGLSSSGAPQPVKLSPEEMAQLIKEVRTSGNPQRGEAIFRRENLSCLKCHAIGGAGGKVGPDIISLGGSSQPDYIVDSLLDPNKAVKENYNAVTVVTVQGKVHSGVLVRRTDSRLVLRDANDNLMNVPLDQIDDETPAASLMPVGLLDKLTRQELVDLVRFLSELGKTDAYTIGKDRVVRRWRVMKNTPEAMNAIRRTRHATAATDNPAFVWEPAYSRVDGNLPLDQLEEIGRLRVSKRASGAAFLRCELDATKAGKAVLKFNSVDGLKLWIGEKPVALQPKTEVELQKGINTLTFAVELLPERDVLRLEVEDAKDSPAQVQIVGGK